The Leifsonia williamsii genome includes a region encoding these proteins:
- the phoU gene encoding phosphate signaling complex protein PhoU, whose translation MRAVFQQELAEVQDRLVEIAELVVRSIRSATQAFNESDVSLAEEVIANDHRIDEATVILDELSIQILARQQPVARDLRIVVTALRVSASLERMGDMAEHIAQLARYRFPDKVVPKSLRSTFAEMGRLDVAIAEKLVELLRTQDIRLADEIRNDDDDIDELHISVFDKVLGETWKGEAVDTVDATLASRYHERFADHAVSIAKKVQYLATGDWAPELTTN comes from the coding sequence ATGCGCGCAGTTTTCCAGCAGGAGCTCGCAGAAGTCCAGGACCGGCTGGTCGAGATCGCCGAGCTGGTCGTGCGCTCCATCCGCAGCGCGACGCAGGCCTTCAACGAGTCCGACGTCTCGCTCGCGGAGGAGGTCATCGCCAACGACCACCGCATCGACGAGGCCACGGTCATCCTGGACGAGCTCTCCATCCAGATCCTCGCCCGCCAGCAGCCGGTGGCGCGCGACCTGCGCATCGTCGTGACGGCGCTGCGCGTGAGCGCCTCGCTCGAGCGCATGGGCGACATGGCCGAGCACATCGCCCAGCTCGCCCGCTACCGCTTCCCGGACAAGGTGGTGCCGAAGAGCCTCCGCTCGACCTTCGCCGAGATGGGCCGCCTCGACGTCGCCATCGCCGAGAAGCTGGTGGAGCTGCTCCGCACCCAGGACATCCGCCTCGCCGACGAGATCCGCAACGACGACGACGACATCGACGAGCTGCACATCAGCGTCTTCGACAAGGTGCTCGGCGAGACGTGGAAGGGCGAGGCGGTCGACACGGTCGACGCGACCCTGGCCTCCCGCTACCACGAGCGCTTCGCGGACCACGCGGTCTCGATCGCCAAGAAGGTCCAGTACCTCGCGACCGGCGACTGGGCCCCGGAGCTCACGACCAACTGA
- a CDS encoding phosphoglyceromutase codes for MAAPYTLILLRHGNSEWNQKNLFTGWVDVRLSEQGVAEAKRAGELLAESGLTPDILYTSVLTRAIQTANLALEVADRLWIPVERSWRLNERHYGALQGLDKAETLEKYGPEQFQLWRRSFDVPPPPLADDAEFSQVGDPRYAGLGDELPRTECLKDVIARMLPYWESDITGSLAEGKTVLVTAHGNSLRALVKHLDGISDEEIAELNIPTGIPLVYKLDEDFSPIEPSYYLDPEAAAAGAAAVANQGKK; via the coding sequence ATGGCCGCCCCCTACACCTTGATCCTCCTCCGCCACGGCAACAGCGAGTGGAACCAGAAGAACCTGTTCACCGGCTGGGTCGACGTCCGGCTCAGCGAGCAGGGCGTCGCCGAGGCGAAGCGCGCAGGCGAGCTGCTCGCCGAGTCGGGCCTCACCCCCGACATCCTCTACACGTCCGTGCTGACCCGCGCGATCCAGACCGCGAACCTCGCGCTCGAGGTCGCCGACAGGCTCTGGATCCCGGTGGAGCGCTCCTGGCGTCTCAACGAGCGCCACTACGGCGCGCTGCAGGGCCTCGACAAGGCCGAGACGCTCGAGAAGTACGGCCCGGAGCAGTTCCAGCTCTGGCGCCGCTCCTTCGACGTGCCGCCGCCGCCGCTCGCGGACGACGCCGAGTTCTCGCAGGTCGGCGACCCGCGCTACGCGGGCCTCGGCGACGAGCTGCCGCGCACGGAGTGCCTCAAGGACGTCATCGCGCGCATGCTCCCGTACTGGGAGTCCGACATCACCGGCAGCCTCGCCGAGGGCAAGACCGTGCTCGTCACCGCGCATGGCAACTCGCTGCGCGCGCTGGTGAAGCACCTCGACGGCATCTCCGACGAGGAGATCGCCGAGCTGAACATCCCGACCGGCATCCCGCTCGTCTACAAGCTCGACGAGGACTTCTCGCCGATCGAGCCGTCGTACTACCTCGACCCCGAGGCCGCCGCCGCCGGCGCCGCCGCGGTCGCCAACCAGGGCAAGAAGTAG
- a CDS encoding class I SAM-dependent methyltransferase: MASGAVGTVTRGTTNTNRLRRVDRWIASLPLLRRTADPLVVDLGYGASGVTALELHQRLAKVRADVEVVGLEIEPGRVRTAEEQLVEVRAGRTSFDPAARIRFAVGGFEVPLPDGRRAAVIRAFNVLRQYDESEVAAAWERMLARLQPGGLLVEGTCDEIGRISSWVALGPEGPRTFTVSLRLTGLEAPSIVAERLPKALIHRNVPGERVHDLLLDLDRLWRIHSPLAAYGPRQRWIAVAQGMRDAGWPVIGGRSRWRLGELTVAWEAVAPVTPPPATATAATGSTGRR, translated from the coding sequence ATGGCATCGGGCGCGGTCGGGACGGTCACGCGTGGCACGACGAACACGAATCGGCTGCGCCGCGTCGACCGCTGGATCGCCTCCCTCCCCCTGCTGCGCCGCACGGCCGACCCGCTCGTCGTCGACCTCGGCTACGGCGCCAGTGGCGTGACGGCGCTCGAGCTGCACCAGCGCCTCGCGAAGGTGCGCGCCGACGTCGAGGTCGTCGGCCTCGAGATCGAGCCGGGCCGTGTCCGGACGGCGGAGGAGCAGCTGGTGGAGGTGCGCGCCGGGCGCACGTCGTTCGACCCGGCGGCGCGCATCCGGTTCGCCGTCGGCGGGTTCGAGGTGCCGCTGCCCGATGGACGCCGCGCGGCCGTCATCCGCGCCTTCAACGTGCTCCGCCAGTACGACGAGTCGGAGGTGGCCGCAGCCTGGGAGCGGATGCTCGCGCGGCTGCAGCCCGGCGGCCTGCTGGTGGAGGGCACCTGCGACGAGATCGGGCGCATCTCCTCGTGGGTCGCGCTCGGGCCGGAGGGGCCGCGCACCTTCACCGTCTCGCTGCGGCTCACCGGGCTGGAGGCGCCGTCGATCGTGGCGGAACGGCTGCCGAAGGCGCTGATCCACCGCAACGTGCCCGGCGAGCGCGTGCACGACCTCCTGCTCGACCTCGACCGGCTCTGGCGCATCCACTCGCCTCTCGCCGCCTACGGGCCGAGGCAGCGCTGGATCGCGGTCGCCCAGGGCATGCGCGACGCCGGCTGGCCGGTGATCGGCGGCCGGTCCCGCTGGCGGCTCGGGGAGCTGACGGTGGCGTGGGAGGCGGTGGCCCCGGTCACGCCTCCGCCCGCGACCGCCACAGCAGCCACAGGAAGTACGGGGCGCCGATGA
- a CDS encoding iron ABC transporter permease, with protein MTDVARRGGRLTLLAAAAVVALLALAALHVSQGTAAVTPAAIWRAIAGLGSGSGSEAADAVLVASRLPRLVAGLVVGASLGAAGAALQSASRNVLASPDTLAVNAGGYLAVVAVAAFGVTLPALSSGAVAFVGGLVAAAIVLGLSRAGAGPVRLVLAGSALTLAFSGMSGMLLLLFQQETTGLFAWGNGTLAQTGMGPALQLLPVAAVAFAGLLVLGRRLDILAMGDEGAAVVGVNPRLTRSIAVVLAVLLAAVAVTLAGPIAFVGLCAPAIVRLVGSRVPGLLRHRAFLPASAVAGVLVVLGADVLLRALFGAEAGVAVPTGIVTTVFGAAVLVWLAYRSRDSSSEPEGAAFVKLRGRRAFVLALVVSSLALVASVVAAVLLGDARLLLGDVWNWATGNAGRVVSFVLDTRLPRVLAALLAGAALALAGTIVQAVSRNPLAEPGILGVVGGAGVGAVAVITVVPLASFWLVGGFSLIGATAAAALVFGLAARRGLEQNRLVLIGIGVSSGATALTSLLIVLTDPFNAAKALVWLSGSTYGRTFPQVLPVLVALVVAAPLLAVAHRRLDLVGLDPDTPRLLGVPLGRTRLWLLAVAVALSAAAVSAVGVIGFVGLVATHAARSLVGRRSARVLPVAALLGAVLVSVADTVGRTLIAPAQIPVGLTTAVIGAPYFLWLLWRSRAEA; from the coding sequence GTGACCGACGTCGCCCGCCGCGGCGGACGGCTCACGCTGCTCGCCGCCGCGGCCGTCGTCGCCCTGCTCGCGCTCGCGGCCCTCCACGTCAGCCAGGGCACGGCCGCGGTCACGCCCGCCGCGATCTGGCGGGCGATCGCGGGGCTCGGCTCCGGCTCGGGGTCGGAGGCCGCCGACGCCGTGCTCGTCGCCTCGCGTCTGCCGCGGCTCGTGGCCGGGCTGGTCGTCGGCGCATCGCTGGGGGCGGCGGGAGCCGCGCTCCAGTCCGCCTCCCGCAACGTGCTCGCGTCGCCCGACACGCTCGCCGTCAACGCGGGCGGGTATCTCGCGGTCGTCGCGGTCGCCGCCTTCGGCGTCACCCTCCCGGCGCTGTCCTCCGGAGCGGTCGCGTTCGTGGGCGGACTGGTCGCCGCCGCGATCGTGCTGGGCCTCTCGCGGGCGGGCGCGGGGCCGGTACGGCTGGTGCTCGCCGGTTCGGCGCTGACGCTGGCGTTCAGCGGCATGAGCGGGATGCTGCTCCTGCTGTTCCAGCAGGAGACCACCGGTCTCTTCGCCTGGGGCAACGGAACCCTGGCGCAGACCGGGATGGGGCCGGCGCTGCAGCTGCTCCCGGTCGCCGCGGTCGCGTTCGCGGGCCTCCTCGTGCTCGGCCGTCGCCTCGACATCCTGGCGATGGGGGACGAGGGCGCGGCCGTCGTCGGGGTGAACCCGCGGCTCACGCGCAGCATCGCGGTCGTGCTGGCCGTGCTGCTGGCCGCGGTCGCGGTCACGCTGGCCGGGCCGATCGCCTTCGTCGGCCTCTGCGCGCCCGCGATCGTGCGCCTCGTCGGCTCGCGCGTGCCCGGGCTGCTGCGGCATCGCGCATTCCTGCCCGCGTCGGCGGTCGCGGGGGTGCTCGTCGTGCTCGGCGCGGACGTGCTCCTCCGGGCGCTGTTCGGGGCGGAGGCCGGAGTCGCGGTCCCGACCGGCATCGTCACGACGGTCTTCGGCGCGGCCGTGCTGGTCTGGCTCGCGTACCGGTCGCGCGACAGCAGCTCCGAGCCGGAAGGCGCCGCCTTCGTCAAGCTGCGCGGGCGGCGGGCGTTCGTGCTCGCGCTCGTGGTGTCCTCCCTCGCACTGGTGGCCTCCGTCGTCGCGGCCGTGCTGCTGGGCGACGCGCGCCTCCTGCTGGGCGACGTGTGGAACTGGGCGACGGGGAACGCGGGGAGGGTGGTCTCGTTCGTGCTCGACACCCGCCTCCCACGGGTGCTCGCCGCCCTGCTCGCGGGCGCCGCGCTCGCGCTCGCGGGCACGATCGTGCAGGCGGTGTCGCGCAATCCGCTCGCCGAGCCCGGCATCCTCGGCGTCGTCGGGGGAGCGGGCGTCGGCGCGGTGGCGGTCATCACCGTCGTGCCGCTCGCCTCCTTCTGGCTCGTCGGCGGCTTCTCGCTGATCGGCGCCACCGCGGCAGCCGCCCTGGTCTTCGGCCTGGCGGCGCGCCGCGGGCTGGAGCAGAACCGGCTCGTGCTGATCGGCATCGGCGTCTCGTCGGGCGCGACGGCGCTGACCAGCCTGCTGATCGTGCTGACCGACCCGTTCAACGCGGCGAAGGCGCTGGTGTGGCTCTCGGGGTCGACCTACGGCCGCACCTTCCCGCAGGTGCTGCCGGTGCTCGTCGCGCTCGTGGTGGCGGCCCCGCTGCTCGCGGTCGCCCATCGGCGGCTCGACCTCGTCGGACTCGACCCCGACACACCGCGGCTCCTCGGCGTCCCGCTCGGCCGGACACGGCTCTGGCTGCTCGCCGTCGCGGTCGCGCTGAGCGCCGCCGCCGTCTCCGCCGTCGGCGTCATCGGGTTCGTCGGCCTGGTCGCCACGCACGCCGCCCGTTCGCTGGTCGGGAGGCGCAGCGCGCGCGTGCTGCCGGTCGCCGCCCTGCTCGGGGCGGTGCTGGTGAGCGTGGCCGACACCGTCGGGCGCACCCTGATCGCCCCGGCTCAGATCCCGGTCGGGCTCACCACCGCGGTCATCGGCGCCCCGTACTTCCTGTGGCTGCTGTGGCGGTCGCGGGCGGAGGCGTGA
- a CDS encoding iron-siderophore ABC transporter substrate-binding protein, whose product MNLRRLLPAAALAAAATLALAGCGTTEPAADAQEGSGSLTVTDARGEKVSLDGPAKRVVGTEWNVVEALLTLGVEPVGAADVTGYTAWDTAEKLPAGTKDIGTRGEPSVDTVAALKPDLVVATTDLADSAIDQLEKVAPVVVVRSADASRQLQQMKDNLTMIAKATGTEDEAGDALDAFDAALADGKKKLADAGLGGTPVAFADGWQQGGQVSVRPYVKGSLIADVNEKLGLTDPWTLKGDEAYGLASTDVEGLTALPADTRFVYIANDTDGDPFADGLTDNAVWNSLAFVKAGHATRLPDGIWMFGGTASMTQYVDALVSALTK is encoded by the coding sequence ATGAACCTCCGCCGCCTCCTGCCCGCCGCCGCCCTCGCCGCGGCCGCGACCCTCGCCCTCGCCGGCTGCGGGACGACAGAGCCCGCCGCCGACGCGCAGGAGGGCTCCGGCTCGCTCACGGTGACCGACGCGCGCGGCGAGAAGGTCTCGCTCGACGGTCCCGCGAAGCGCGTGGTCGGCACCGAGTGGAACGTGGTGGAGGCGCTGCTCACGCTCGGCGTCGAGCCGGTGGGCGCTGCCGACGTCACCGGTTACACCGCCTGGGACACAGCGGAGAAGCTCCCGGCCGGCACCAAGGACATCGGCACCCGCGGCGAGCCCAGCGTCGACACCGTCGCCGCGCTCAAGCCCGACCTGGTCGTGGCGACGACCGACCTCGCCGACTCGGCCATCGACCAGCTCGAGAAGGTCGCGCCCGTTGTCGTCGTGCGCTCCGCCGACGCGAGCAGGCAGCTGCAGCAGATGAAGGACAACCTGACCATGATCGCGAAGGCCACCGGCACGGAGGACGAGGCCGGCGACGCGCTCGACGCCTTCGACGCGGCCCTGGCCGACGGGAAGAAGAAGCTCGCCGACGCCGGCCTCGGCGGCACGCCCGTCGCCTTCGCCGACGGCTGGCAGCAGGGCGGCCAGGTCAGCGTCCGCCCGTACGTGAAGGGCTCGCTCATCGCGGACGTCAACGAGAAGCTCGGCCTGACCGACCCGTGGACGCTGAAGGGCGACGAGGCGTACGGTCTCGCCTCGACCGACGTGGAGGGGCTCACCGCGCTCCCGGCCGACACCCGCTTCGTCTACATCGCCAACGACACCGACGGCGACCCGTTCGCCGACGGTCTCACGGACAACGCCGTGTGGAATTCGCTGGCGTTCGTGAAGGCGGGCCACGCCACGCGCCTCCCCGACGGCATCTGGATGTTCGGCGGGACCGCGTCGATGACCCAGTACGTCGACGCCCTCGTGAGCGCGCTGACGAAGTGA
- a CDS encoding ABC transporter ATP-binding protein: protein MTVAYDGDDVVREADLRLPAGRVTSLIGPNGSGKSTLLRAIARLKDARAGRVTLHAHGGADEDALALSRPAFARRVTLLAQSRPTPAGLSVRDVVGFGRHPYRARLRGTDPQGAAAVERAMRLTGVTAFADRGVEALSGGQLQRVWLACCLAQDTDVLLLDEPTTYLDLRYQVEILDLARELADVHGVTVGMVLHDLDQAAAVSDRVVLLSEGRVVAAGGAAEVYDAELLTRVYGIRIHVDLDPLTGVPRTRAVGAHHLRSTSVTAERTS from the coding sequence ATGACGGTCGCCTACGACGGCGACGATGTGGTGCGGGAGGCCGACCTCCGCCTCCCCGCCGGTCGCGTCACCTCGCTCATCGGCCCGAACGGCAGCGGCAAGTCGACGCTGCTGCGGGCGATCGCGCGACTGAAGGACGCCCGCGCCGGACGGGTCACCCTGCACGCGCACGGCGGCGCCGACGAGGACGCGCTCGCCCTCTCCCGCCCGGCCTTCGCCCGCCGCGTGACCCTGCTCGCGCAGAGCCGCCCCACCCCGGCCGGGCTCAGCGTCCGCGACGTGGTCGGCTTCGGCAGGCACCCCTACCGGGCGCGCCTGCGCGGCACCGACCCGCAGGGCGCCGCCGCCGTCGAGCGCGCCATGCGGCTCACCGGCGTGACCGCCTTCGCCGACCGCGGCGTGGAGGCGCTCTCCGGCGGCCAGCTGCAGCGCGTCTGGCTCGCCTGCTGCCTCGCGCAGGACACCGACGTCCTGCTGCTCGACGAGCCCACCACCTACCTCGACCTGCGCTACCAGGTCGAGATCCTCGACCTGGCCCGCGAGCTCGCCGACGTGCACGGCGTGACCGTCGGCATGGTCCTGCACGATCTCGACCAGGCCGCCGCCGTCTCCGATCGCGTCGTCCTCCTCTCCGAGGGCCGTGTGGTGGCGGCGGGAGGCGCGGCAGAGGTCTACGACGCCGAGCTGCTCACGCGCGTCTACGGCATCCGCATCCACGTCGACCTCGATCCGCTCACCGGCGTCCCGCGCACGCGGGCGGTCGGTGCGCACCACCTCCGCAGCACGTCCGTCACCGCCGAAAGGACCTCATGA
- the ygfZ gene encoding CAF17-like 4Fe-4S cluster assembly/insertion protein YgfZ: MASPFLGLPGAVDIAETGVPAHYGNPLAEQRALAEGRAIVDLSDRAVLTVTGPDRLSWLNSLTSQALTGLQPGESSETLLLDVTGRVEHAARIVEDGETVWLLVDRPEAEGLRGWLDSMRFMLRVEVADRTDEYATIGTLGEPDLPAAVSNGVPLVWHDPWHAVTPGGHQYARGEHPGADWSWSERLVPRDALAGIVDRVAAGEFAAAGTLAADALRIAAWRPRFSTEVDERTIPHELDWLRTAVHLTKGCYRGQETVAKVHNLGHPPRRLVMLHLDGSEGVHPAQGAVVSLDGKEVGAVTSSALHYELGPIALAVVKRGTDAAATLTVDADGTAVAAAQEVVVPPEAGAEADVPRLPRLGAVTRKPRG; this comes from the coding sequence ATGGCATCGCCGTTCCTCGGCCTCCCCGGCGCCGTCGACATCGCGGAGACGGGCGTCCCCGCGCACTACGGCAACCCGCTCGCCGAGCAGCGGGCGCTGGCGGAGGGCCGCGCGATCGTCGACCTGTCCGACCGCGCCGTGCTGACGGTCACCGGCCCCGACCGGCTCAGCTGGCTCAACTCGCTGACCAGCCAGGCCCTGACCGGGCTGCAGCCGGGGGAGTCGTCCGAGACCCTCCTGCTCGACGTCACCGGCCGGGTCGAGCACGCGGCACGGATCGTCGAGGACGGCGAGACCGTCTGGCTGCTGGTCGACCGGCCGGAGGCGGAGGGGCTGCGCGGCTGGCTGGACTCCATGCGCTTCATGCTGCGGGTGGAGGTGGCGGACCGCACCGACGAGTACGCGACGATCGGCACGCTCGGCGAGCCCGACCTCCCAGCAGCCGTCTCGAACGGGGTTCCGCTGGTCTGGCACGACCCGTGGCACGCCGTCACGCCGGGCGGCCATCAGTACGCGCGCGGTGAGCATCCCGGCGCCGACTGGAGCTGGAGCGAGCGGCTGGTCCCACGCGACGCCCTCGCGGGCATCGTCGACCGCGTCGCCGCCGGCGAGTTCGCCGCCGCCGGCACGCTGGCGGCCGACGCATTGCGCATCGCCGCCTGGCGGCCGCGGTTCTCGACGGAGGTCGACGAGCGCACCATCCCGCACGAGCTCGACTGGCTGCGCACCGCCGTGCACCTGACCAAGGGCTGCTACCGCGGCCAGGAGACGGTGGCGAAGGTGCACAACCTCGGCCACCCGCCGCGGCGCCTGGTCATGCTGCACCTGGACGGCTCGGAGGGCGTGCATCCGGCGCAAGGGGCCGTCGTGTCGCTCGACGGCAAGGAGGTCGGCGCGGTCACCTCGTCGGCCCTCCACTACGAGCTGGGGCCGATCGCGCTGGCCGTCGTCAAGCGCGGAACGGACGCCGCGGCCACGCTCACGGTCGACGCGGACGGCACGGCCGTCGCCGCCGCGCAGGAGGTCGTCGTGCCGCCGGAGGCGGGCGCCGAGGCCGACGTGCCGCGCCTGCCGCGCCTGGGTGCGGTGACGCGCAAGCCGCGCGGCTGA
- a CDS encoding FABP family protein — protein sequence MIELPTDLPAELVPLSWLLGVWEGTGVLDYAIGDDHTELEFGQRISFSHDGQPYLNYSATSWVLDEERTPLAAETGYWRLSRKLIEGDAGPAMLPGVGVRPFNTAQSVETLRNSHGGFDIDVAIIHPDGVSELYLGQVAGPRIDLATDAVVRTAGAKEYSAATRLYGLVEGHLLWAWDIAALGQDLRTHASARLAKVD from the coding sequence ATGATCGAACTGCCGACCGACCTCCCGGCCGAACTCGTCCCGCTCTCCTGGCTCCTCGGCGTGTGGGAGGGCACGGGTGTGCTCGACTACGCGATCGGCGACGACCACACCGAGCTCGAGTTCGGTCAGCGGATCAGCTTCAGTCACGACGGGCAGCCGTACCTCAACTACTCGGCCACGTCGTGGGTGCTGGACGAGGAGCGCACGCCGCTCGCGGCCGAGACCGGTTACTGGCGGCTGAGCCGCAAGCTCATCGAAGGCGATGCGGGCCCGGCGATGCTGCCGGGCGTCGGCGTGCGGCCCTTCAACACCGCCCAGTCGGTGGAGACGCTGCGCAACTCCCACGGCGGCTTCGACATCGACGTGGCGATCATCCACCCCGACGGTGTCAGCGAGCTCTACCTCGGCCAGGTCGCCGGTCCGCGCATCGACCTCGCGACCGACGCCGTCGTGCGCACCGCGGGCGCCAAGGAGTACTCGGCGGCGACGCGGCTGTACGGACTGGTGGAGGGGCACCTCCTCTGGGCCTGGGACATCGCGGCGCTCGGCCAGGACCTGCGCACCCACGCCTCGGCGCGGCTCGCCAAGGTCGACTGA
- a CDS encoding response regulator transcription factor — protein sequence MAQLLILTSAPDAEVLPSLALLSHRTRQIPAEPAALVNAPSCDLIFVDARRDLASAKSLCKILTTTGVTVPLLLVLTEGGLTAVSADWGVNDVVLDTAGPAEVDARIRLAIGRQTQEHSQTKIQASGITIDEASYSAKAHGRQLDLTFKEFELLRFFATHPSRVFTREQLLSEVWGYDYFGGTRTVDVHVRRLRAKLGDLESLIGTVRNVGYRFNVYEDDNERLPSSVRP from the coding sequence GTGGCGCAGTTGTTGATCCTCACCTCCGCGCCCGATGCGGAGGTGCTCCCGTCGCTCGCCCTCCTCAGCCACCGCACCCGCCAGATCCCCGCAGAGCCGGCCGCCCTCGTGAACGCGCCGAGCTGCGACCTGATCTTCGTCGACGCCCGCCGCGACCTCGCGAGCGCCAAGTCGCTGTGCAAGATCCTCACCACGACGGGCGTCACCGTGCCGCTGCTGCTGGTCCTCACCGAGGGCGGCCTGACGGCGGTCAGTGCCGACTGGGGCGTCAACGACGTCGTGCTCGACACGGCGGGCCCCGCGGAGGTCGACGCGCGCATCCGCCTCGCGATCGGCCGGCAGACGCAGGAGCACTCGCAGACCAAGATCCAGGCCTCCGGCATCACGATCGACGAGGCCAGCTACTCCGCGAAGGCGCACGGCCGCCAGCTCGACCTCACCTTCAAGGAGTTCGAGCTGCTGCGGTTCTTCGCGACGCACCCCTCGCGCGTCTTCACGCGCGAGCAGCTGCTGAGCGAGGTGTGGGGGTACGACTACTTCGGCGGCACGCGCACCGTCGACGTGCACGTGCGGCGGCTGCGCGCCAAGCTCGGCGACCTGGAGTCGCTGATCGGCACGGTGCGCAACGTCGGATACCGGTTCAACGTGTACGAGGACGACAATGAGCGCCTCCCCTCCTCCGTCCGGCCCTGA
- the mshD gene encoding mycothiol synthase: MSASPPPSGPDAARLSAADLGDPGQREAFFGVADAARAADGADPFNEQTRLDVDSGRRTPYLVRAAGRVVGAAVLGGGELDLAVLPSDRRRGVATRVAEALLGDVDGPVTAWAHGDDPAAARLAGRFGFERVRTLLKLGTPLDAEPQTVEIPAGYELTALRPGLDDEEWVALNARVFAGHPEQGALTVDDLQARQAEPWFDAGDVLLLRDGSGRLVGYDWVKVEAGAAAGEIYVLGVAPEEAGRGLGRALLAAGLWRLRDRGCTEAELYVEGDNAAALPLYRSAGFADRSVDVHYRRG; the protein is encoded by the coding sequence ATGAGCGCCTCCCCTCCTCCGTCCGGCCCTGACGCCGCCCGGCTCAGCGCTGCCGACCTCGGCGACCCCGGGCAGCGGGAGGCGTTCTTCGGCGTGGCCGACGCCGCCCGCGCGGCGGACGGGGCCGATCCCTTCAACGAGCAGACCAGGCTCGACGTCGACAGCGGGCGGCGCACGCCGTACCTCGTGCGCGCGGCCGGCCGGGTCGTCGGCGCTGCGGTGCTGGGCGGCGGCGAGCTCGACCTGGCGGTGCTGCCGTCCGATCGGCGGCGCGGCGTCGCGACCCGCGTGGCGGAGGCGCTGCTCGGCGATGTCGACGGGCCGGTGACGGCGTGGGCGCACGGCGACGACCCCGCGGCCGCACGGCTGGCCGGGCGGTTCGGCTTCGAGCGGGTGCGCACGCTGCTCAAGCTGGGGACTCCGCTGGACGCCGAGCCGCAGACCGTGGAGATCCCGGCGGGGTACGAGCTGACGGCGCTGCGACCCGGACTGGACGACGAGGAGTGGGTGGCGCTCAACGCGCGTGTCTTCGCCGGCCATCCCGAGCAGGGCGCGCTTACCGTCGACGACCTGCAGGCGCGGCAGGCGGAGCCGTGGTTCGACGCGGGCGACGTGCTGCTGCTGCGCGACGGCTCCGGCCGGCTGGTCGGGTACGACTGGGTGAAGGTGGAGGCCGGAGCGGCGGCGGGCGAGATCTACGTGCTCGGCGTCGCGCCGGAGGAGGCGGGACGCGGCCTGGGCCGCGCGCTCCTCGCGGCCGGGCTGTGGCGGCTGCGCGACCGCGGCTGTACGGAGGCGGAGCTGTATGTGGAGGGCGACAACGCCGCGGCGCTCCCGCTGTACCGGTCGGCCGGGTTCGCGGACCGCTCCGTCGATGTCCACTACCGGCGCGGCTGA